A window of Cellulomonas sp. SLBN-39 genomic DNA:
GCGAGCACGCCGCCGCGATCGTCGACGCCGACGCCCGCACGCTCCGCCTGGCGACGTGGGGAGCCGACGACCCCATCGTCTGAGGGCCCGCCTGACGACCTGGTCGTCCCCGCTGCTCCCGACGAGCCGGGCCCTCAGGCCGGCGGACGCCAGGGCAGGGGCGGCAGCTCCGCGGGCACCTGCGGCGGCGAGCACAGCGGCAGCCGCTCACCCAGCCACCGCAGCAGCAGCGACCCCGCGACCGCGGCGACCAGGGAGCCCGCGAGCACCCCGATCTTCGCCTGCTCCAGCAGCACCGGGTCGTCGAACGCCAGCTGGGCGATGAACAACGAGATCGTGAACCCGATGCCCGCCAGCACCGCCCCGCCCAGCAGGTGCCCCCACCGCACCCGCCCGGGCAGGTCGCCCAGCCCCAGGCGCAGCGCCAGCGTCGCAGCACCCGTGATCCCGACCGCGTTGCCCACGACGAGCGCGACCGCCACGCCGATCGTCAGGCGCGACGACGCCGCCTCGGCCAGCGTCGCCGGGTCCAGGCGCACCCCGGCGTTCGCGAGGCCGAACAGCGGGACGACGACGTACGCGCTCCACGGGTGCAGGGCCCGCTGCAGCCGGTCGCCCGTCGGCACGGCCGCCCGGCCCGCACGCTCGGCGTCGCGCTCGCGGTCGGCGCTCGCGTCCTGCAGGAAGCGCCGCGCGTGCAGAGCGACCGCGTCCCGCCGCCGCTCGTGCGGCACCGCCGTGGGCACGAGCAGCCCGACGAGGACCCCGGCGATGGTCGCGTGCACGCCCGAGGCGAGGACCGCCGCCCACAGCGCGAGCCCCACCAGCACGTACGGCGCGAGCTGCCACACCCCGCGGACCCGCAGCCCGACGAGGGCGAGCACGAGGACCCCGGCCACGGCGAGCGCGACGACGTCGACCTCGTCGGTGTAGAAGACCGCCATCGCCGTGATCGCGCCGATGTCGTCGACGATGGCCAGCGTCAGCAGGAAGAGCCGCAGGCGGTCGGGGCAGCGCGGGCCGAACAGCGCGAGCACCCCGACGAGGAACGCCGTGTCGGTCGACATGACGACGCCCCAGCCGTGGACGGCGTCGGTGCCGGCGTTGAACGCGACGAACACCAGCACGGGGACGAGCAGGCCGCCGAGCGCACCGAGCGCCGGCACGGCCACGGCCCGCGGGTCGCGCAGCTCGCCGCGCGTCAGCTCCCGGTTGATCTCCAGGCCCACGACCGCGAAGAACACGGCCATCGCGGCGTCGTTCACCCAGTGCTGCAGGTCCAGCTCCAGGGCCCACGGGCCGACCGCCACCCCCGCGGGGGTGTGCCACAGGGCGGTGTAGGCGTCGCGCCAGGGCGAGTTCGCCCAGGCCAGGGCCAGCACGGTCGCGGCGAGCAGCACGACGGCGCTGCCCGCCTCGGTGGCCAGGAACGCCCGCACGGGCGGGGCGAGCGTGGCCATGCGGGCGCGCGTCGACGTCGGGCGGGCGGTGCTCACCGGGTCACCCGGTGCGCTGCGGTCGGCGCCGTCACAGGTCGGGGGAGCCCGCCGTGGCGGGGACGTGCGCGCCGTGCCCCGCGGCCCGCAGCGCGTCCCGCAGCCGCTCTGCCGCGGCGTCGAGGTCCGCGGCCGGCACGTCGGCGCGGGCGTTGGCGAACGTGAGGCTGGACTCGTCCCACGCGGGCAGCACGTGCAGGTGCAGGTGCGGCACCTCGAACCCGGCGACGAGCAGCGCCGCACGCGGTGCGTCCCACGCGGCCTGCTGGGCCCGGCCGACGGTCTTGGCCACGACCACCAGGTGCGCGAGCAGGTCGTCGGGGGCGTCGGTGAGCTGGTCGACCTCGGCGCGCGGCACGACCAGCGTGTGCCCGTCGGTGATGGGCGCGATGGTGGTGAACGCGACGGCCCGGTCGTCCGACCAGACGAAGCGCCCGGGGATCTCGCCGTCGATGATGCGCGTGAACAGCGTGGTCATGGGCCCACGCTACTGCCGCAGGACGCCGGTGGTCGCGGAGCGCCCGGGCGGCGCCGGCCGGGTGCTGAATCGTTTAGGTCGTGGACCGGGGTGGTTGCCGGACGCCGCGAACCGGTAGGAAACGGGTGTGCTCCCCTCCACCACACCCGCCCCCTCCGCCGCGCGGACCACGTCAGCGCCCACCCGTCGCGCCCGGCCCGCCGTCGGCGCCCTCGCCGCCGTGCTCGCGCTGGCGGCGCTCACCGCCTGCTCCTCCGACACCCCGCCCGATCCCGAGGCCGTGCCCACGAGCGCGACCACCACGCTCGCGGCCGCGCCCGTCGAGCTCACCCCGACCGACCCCGACGCCTGCCTCGCGGAGGGCGTCGCCGCCGCCGACGTCGGCGAGGACCTCGCCGCCACGCACGTGGCGTGGGCGGGCTCGGGCACCCGCGGCGTCGTCCTGTCGCCGCAGGACGGCGGCGACGTGTGCCAGTGGGCCGACGAGCTGGTCCGGCTCGCGTCCCAGGGCTACCTCGTGGCCACGTTCACCTGGGGCGGTGCTGCGGAGGAGTCCGTGCGCGGCGCCGTCGACGTCCTGCGGGCCGCCGGCGCCCAGGACGTCGCGCTCGTCGGCGCGTCGATGGGCGGGGCCTGGTCGGCGGCCCTCGCGCAGGACCTCGACGCCGCCGCCGTCGTCGCGCTCAGCCCGCCCGCCGCCTTCGGCGACCTCGACGCGACGGCCGCGTCGCACGGGTACACCGGTCCGATCGTCGTGGTCGCCTCCGCGGACGACGGCGACGTGCCGGCCGCGCAGAGCATGCAGGTCGCCCCGCTCGACGACCCCGACGCCTACGTCGAGCTGAGCGGGTCCGCGCACGGCGTCGCGCTCCTGGACGGCGAGCACGCCGACCAGGTCCGCGACATCATCGACGAGACGCTGGCCGCCGGCTTCGGCGGCTGACCGTGGACCGGCACCGGGCTGCGCGCCCTGGAGCGTGCAGCCCGGTGCCGGTGGGCCCGGCGGGCGTCAGAGGTAGCGGACGGGGTCGAACTCCTCGAGCGGGATGATCCGCAGCCGCGGCAGCTGCACGTTGAACGCCGCGACGTCCGTCTCCAGGTCGAACACGCTCAGGCCGCGGGACGTCAGCTGCGCGAGCTGCTGGCTGGTGAACTCCCGGAACGCCATGAGCCCGACCCGCCGGCCGCCGTCGACGAGCTGCTCGACCTCGGGGGCGAAGTCGCCGTCGTGGCTGGCCAGCAGCACGTCGCCGTCGCGCAGCGCGATCGCCTCGAGCGTGCGCTTGATGCCGATGTCGACGACCTTCTCGTACGACTCGCC
This region includes:
- the nhaA gene encoding Na+/H+ antiporter NhaA, which gives rise to MATLAPPVRAFLATEAGSAVVLLAATVLALAWANSPWRDAYTALWHTPAGVAVGPWALELDLQHWVNDAAMAVFFAVVGLEINRELTRGELRDPRAVAVPALGALGGLLVPVLVFVAFNAGTDAVHGWGVVMSTDTAFLVGVLALFGPRCPDRLRLFLLTLAIVDDIGAITAMAVFYTDEVDVVALAVAGVLVLALVGLRVRGVWQLAPYVLVGLALWAAVLASGVHATIAGVLVGLLVPTAVPHERRRDAVALHARRFLQDASADRERDAERAGRAAVPTGDRLQRALHPWSAYVVVPLFGLANAGVRLDPATLAEAASSRLTIGVAVALVVGNAVGITGAATLALRLGLGDLPGRVRWGHLLGGAVLAGIGFTISLFIAQLAFDDPVLLEQAKIGVLAGSLVAAVAGSLLLRWLGERLPLCSPPQVPAELPPLPWRPPA
- a CDS encoding HIT family protein, which encodes MTTLFTRIIDGEIPGRFVWSDDRAVAFTTIAPITDGHTLVVPRAEVDQLTDAPDDLLAHLVVVAKTVGRAQQAAWDAPRAALLVAGFEVPHLHLHVLPAWDESSLTFANARADVPAADLDAAAERLRDALRAAGHGAHVPATAGSPDL
- a CDS encoding S9 family peptidase, with translation MLPSTTPAPSAARTTSAPTRRARPAVGALAAVLALAALTACSSDTPPDPEAVPTSATTTLAAAPVELTPTDPDACLAEGVAAADVGEDLAATHVAWAGSGTRGVVLSPQDGGDVCQWADELVRLASQGYLVATFTWGGAAEESVRGAVDVLRAAGAQDVALVGASMGGAWSAALAQDLDAAAVVALSPPAAFGDLDATAASHGYTGPIVVVASADDGDVPAAQSMQVAPLDDPDAYVELSGSAHGVALLDGEHADQVRDIIDETLAAGFGG
- a CDS encoding NYN domain-containing protein, encoding MSDAAPPGTGTTYLLVDGENIDATLGSSILGGRPTPEQRPRWERVLSFAQSTWGQPVKALFFLNASNGTLPMSFVQALTAIGFVPIPLSGESYEKVVDIGIKRTLEAIALRDGDVLLASHDGDFAPEVEQLVDGGRRVGLMAFREFTSQQLAQLTSRGLSVFDLETDVAAFNVQLPRLRIIPLEEFDPVRYL